A region of Micromonospora chokoriensis DNA encodes the following proteins:
- a CDS encoding winged helix DNA-binding domain-containing protein, whose product MTVLDSRALNRATLARQLLLDRAEMPVSGAVAHLGGLQAQEPQEPFVGLWSRLRAFDPAVLSHLLTERRVVRTHLMRRTVHLVVADDAVAWRSRHDAMLRQRVLGVYRGELTGVDLDELAVAARAVLADGEPRSMPEIGRALVERWPSAGARALGEMAVALLPLIQLPPRGLWRTKGGVRHALLSAWLGRDVDPSTPDGTDPVGQVLVRRYLTAFGPAATADLRAWCGLAGLPTAVAAMRDELVTFRDERGRKLIDLPDAPRPDPETPAPVRFLPAFDNAILGYDDRSRIIDDAHRLLSVGGERVVLVDGRVAATWTVESGTLTVNPLTSLTRADRAAVEEQGHALALFLSDDESDRVRVVPSSS is encoded by the coding sequence GTGACCGTTCTCGATTCGCGCGCGCTCAACCGCGCGACGCTCGCCCGGCAGTTGCTCCTCGATCGCGCCGAGATGCCGGTCTCCGGCGCCGTCGCGCACCTCGGCGGTCTCCAGGCGCAGGAGCCGCAGGAGCCGTTCGTCGGGCTCTGGTCGCGGCTGCGTGCCTTCGACCCGGCGGTGCTCTCGCACCTGCTGACCGAGCGCCGGGTGGTGCGCACCCACCTGATGCGTCGCACCGTCCACCTGGTCGTCGCCGACGACGCCGTGGCCTGGCGGTCCCGTCATGACGCCATGCTGCGCCAACGGGTGCTCGGCGTCTACCGCGGCGAGTTGACCGGCGTCGACCTCGACGAGCTGGCCGTGGCGGCCCGCGCGGTGCTGGCCGACGGTGAGCCGCGCTCGATGCCGGAGATCGGGCGGGCGCTCGTCGAGCGCTGGCCGTCCGCGGGTGCGCGGGCGCTGGGCGAGATGGCCGTCGCGCTCCTCCCGTTGATTCAGCTGCCACCGCGCGGCCTGTGGCGGACGAAGGGGGGCGTGCGGCACGCCCTGCTCTCCGCGTGGCTGGGCCGCGACGTCGACCCGTCGACCCCGGACGGCACCGATCCCGTCGGGCAGGTGCTCGTCCGCCGCTATCTGACCGCGTTCGGGCCGGCCGCCACCGCCGACCTGCGTGCCTGGTGCGGCCTCGCCGGTCTGCCCACCGCCGTCGCCGCGATGCGCGACGAGCTGGTCACCTTCCGCGACGAGCGCGGCCGGAAGCTGATCGACCTGCCCGACGCGCCGCGCCCCGACCCGGAGACACCCGCCCCGGTGCGGTTCCTACCGGCGTTCGACAACGCGATCCTCGGCTACGACGACCGCAGCAGGATCATCGACGACGCGCACCGTCTCCTCTCGGTGGGCGGCGAACGCGTGGTGCTGGTCGACGGCCGGGTCGCCGCGACCTGGACCGTCGAGTCCGGCACGCTGACCGTCAACCCACTCACCAGCCTCACCCGAGCCGATCGCGCGGCCGTGGAGGAGCAGGGGCACGCCCTGGCGTTGTTCCTCTCCGACGACGAGAGCGACCGGGTCCGAGTGGTCCCGTCGTCCTCGTGA
- a CDS encoding right-handed parallel beta-helix repeat-containing protein translates to MGRRAALRAGLAATALAGGATLAAKPAAAALPATGDGWVSVLAHGAVGDGVTDDTAAIQAAFDAARTATPNLGVLFPAGRTYRVSNRVTLSGLTDTALRGHGATLALIDAAPVTVKDQVRGVLQIQGCHRLKVLGLNLVDNAATYWYSGLVITASTGIVVDGVVSRGFRHTGISVWDNTPGTSNDILITNCTTEDVRLGIATNGHDVRITNNHVAMDWLSSQEAEDWGGVWRAESKYYDGINVWFGADRTVVSGNTITECGQAGVYTQQVTNLVVADNTVSGCQLRGIEVDGSARGSLPRSGQAVGVSITGNAVTDCVGHLNVLAARDVTVVGNRVENPDASRAVSCVAVHQGSTKAVVVGNHLRQAHPSHPAVFVDTASVDVTLAWNAVEAAVPYQAPADTVVIRRSGPGQIRTDGKLIAVGGIGVGNSVAATTPGSVVRKIEVFSSTGQSLGWVPVYNSIT, encoded by the coding sequence ATGGGACGACGCGCGGCTCTACGCGCTGGCCTGGCGGCCACCGCCCTGGCGGGCGGGGCGACCCTGGCGGCCAAGCCGGCCGCGGCGGCGTTACCTGCCACGGGCGACGGCTGGGTCTCGGTGCTCGCGCACGGAGCGGTCGGCGACGGCGTCACCGACGACACCGCGGCCATTCAGGCGGCGTTCGACGCCGCGCGGACAGCCACGCCGAATCTGGGAGTGCTCTTCCCGGCCGGTCGGACATACCGCGTCAGCAACCGGGTGACCCTCTCCGGGCTGACCGACACCGCGCTGCGGGGGCACGGGGCCACCCTGGCGCTGATCGACGCCGCGCCGGTGACGGTGAAGGACCAGGTGCGCGGCGTGCTCCAGATCCAGGGCTGTCACCGGCTCAAGGTGCTCGGGCTCAACCTCGTCGACAACGCCGCCACGTACTGGTACAGCGGCCTGGTCATCACCGCGTCGACAGGCATCGTGGTCGACGGGGTGGTGTCCCGCGGATTCCGCCACACCGGCATCAGCGTCTGGGACAACACCCCCGGCACGTCCAACGACATCCTCATCACGAACTGCACCACCGAGGACGTCCGGTTGGGCATCGCCACGAACGGGCACGACGTGCGGATCACCAACAACCACGTGGCGATGGACTGGCTGTCGTCGCAGGAAGCCGAGGACTGGGGCGGCGTCTGGCGCGCGGAGTCCAAGTACTACGACGGCATCAACGTGTGGTTCGGCGCCGACCGCACCGTCGTCTCCGGCAACACCATCACCGAGTGCGGCCAGGCCGGCGTCTACACGCAGCAGGTGACGAACCTGGTGGTCGCCGACAACACCGTGTCCGGCTGCCAACTGCGGGGCATCGAGGTCGACGGCAGCGCGCGTGGCTCCCTGCCCCGGTCGGGGCAGGCCGTCGGCGTCTCCATCACCGGCAACGCGGTGACCGACTGCGTCGGCCACCTCAACGTCCTGGCCGCCCGGGACGTCACAGTGGTCGGCAACCGGGTGGAGAATCCAGACGCGAGCCGGGCCGTGAGCTGCGTCGCCGTGCACCAGGGCTCCACCAAGGCCGTCGTGGTGGGCAACCACCTGCGCCAGGCGCACCCGTCGCATCCCGCCGTCTTCGTGGACACTGCCTCGGTCGACGTCACCCTGGCGTGGAACGCGGTCGAGGCGGCCGTTCCCTACCAGGCGCCCGCGGACACGGTCGTCATCCGCCGCAGTGGCCCCGGGCAGATCCGCACCGACGGCAAGCTCATCGCCGTCGGCGGGATCGGAGTCGGCAACAGCGTCGCCGCCACCACGCCGGGGTCGGTGGTCCGCAAGATCGAGGTGTTCTCCTCCACCGGGCAGAGCCTGGGCTGGGTTCCGGTCTACAACTCGATCACCTGA